One window from the genome of Actinomycetota bacterium encodes:
- a CDS encoding redox-sensing transcriptional repressor Rex codes for MPLSESPRVSTQLRSGIPEATVTRLPMYHRALVAMAARGTELVSSEELANASGVSSAKLRKDLSFLGSYGTRGVGYDANFLLYQIARALGLTQEWTVVIVGVGNLGHALAGYPGFASRGFHVVGLFDTDPSRIGETVSVGGSKVKIADLATLPAVIQTSGASIGVIATPENAAQSVCDLLVHNGVTSILNFAPVLLDVPQGVDVRRVDLATELQILAFHEQRKAEVALGNSNVG; via the coding sequence ATGCCACTATCAGAGTCGCCTCGAGTATCGACACAGTTGCGTTCAGGTATTCCTGAAGCAACAGTTACTCGACTACCGATGTACCACCGAGCGCTTGTTGCGATGGCGGCGCGGGGCACTGAATTAGTCTCCTCAGAGGAACTTGCAAATGCAAGTGGTGTGTCCAGTGCAAAACTGCGTAAGGATTTATCTTTCCTTGGCTCTTACGGAACCCGTGGCGTTGGATACGATGCAAATTTCCTGCTTTATCAAATTGCTCGCGCATTAGGCCTGACTCAAGAGTGGACCGTAGTCATTGTTGGCGTCGGAAATCTAGGCCATGCATTGGCGGGCTATCCAGGGTTTGCCTCGCGAGGCTTCCACGTTGTTGGACTTTTCGATACAGATCCAAGCCGAATTGGCGAGACAGTTTCGGTCGGTGGCTCTAAGGTAAAGATTGCTGACCTGGCCACCCTGCCAGCAGTTATCCAAACAAGTGGTGCATCCATTGGCGTCATTGCAACCCCTGAAAATGCAGCACAAAGTGTTTGTGACTTACTGGTTCACAACGGCGTAACCAGTATTTTAAATTTCGCACCTGTCCTGTTGGACGTTCCCCAAGGTGTAGACGTGCGACGCGTCGATTTAGCAACAGAGTTGCAGATCTTGGCGTTTCACGAACAACGCAAGGCCGAAGTGGCTTTGGGAAACAGCAACGTTGGCTAG
- a CDS encoding bifunctional uroporphyrinogen-III C-methyltransferase/uroporphyrinogen-III synthase has protein sequence MPTTDIATSGVAFVVAGPGESDLLTVRALRLLQSADVVITDSEVVSLASEVANGEVLVALDSVGAPLSLASRTKALIDARKSGKAVARLLSGDPVIDGRLTMETAAVAKAGYAFEVAAGVSPLTAVPAHVGFSLTSGRTREVRIIDADSPTVDWTTHIDPTVTLVVHNAAERANEVAKALVKAGRDPQTPVAIIRDGATIEQRSLHSTLEALPSAMKLAKHSGAGLVIIGESAAERTPWFESRALHGWKVLVPRTKDSTENLQEMLHTHGAVPFEVPTMSVEPPRTPQQMERAIHGLVSGRFEWVIFTSVNAVRAIRERFEEIGLDARSLSGIRIAAIGVDTIEALVAMGVRPDLVPDDEQTTASLLEIWPEFDVISDPINRIFLPRADLATETLVAGLTALGWEVEDVTAYRTVRAAPPHVDTREAIKSGGFDAVVFTSSSTVRNLVGIAGKPHAASVIACIGPATAKTAQEHGLRVDVLPEEPTMAALVKALAAHGMALREEAASNGAVGWRPSRKRSASRRRAT, from the coding sequence ATGCCAACCACAGACATCGCAACATCAGGTGTTGCATTCGTCGTAGCAGGTCCGGGTGAAAGTGATTTACTGACAGTGCGAGCACTTCGGTTGCTTCAGAGCGCCGATGTCGTAATCACAGATAGTGAAGTGGTTTCACTTGCCAGTGAAGTTGCTAATGGAGAAGTGCTTGTTGCACTTGATTCAGTTGGCGCACCGTTATCACTTGCTTCCCGCACCAAAGCACTAATTGATGCTCGCAAGTCTGGCAAAGCGGTAGCCCGACTACTTTCTGGAGATCCAGTAATTGATGGTCGCCTGACGATGGAGACAGCTGCTGTCGCAAAAGCCGGCTATGCCTTTGAAGTAGCTGCTGGCGTATCTCCACTAACTGCTGTTCCAGCGCACGTCGGTTTTTCCTTAACTAGTGGCCGTACTCGCGAAGTTCGAATCATAGACGCCGATTCACCAACAGTGGACTGGACAACCCACATAGATCCGACTGTCACATTAGTAGTCCACAATGCCGCCGAGCGGGCAAACGAAGTTGCTAAAGCATTGGTGAAAGCGGGTAGAGATCCACAAACACCAGTTGCAATCATTCGCGACGGAGCCACTATCGAACAACGCTCACTACATTCAACACTCGAAGCCCTCCCAAGTGCAATGAAGTTGGCTAAGCACTCTGGAGCTGGGCTGGTAATTATTGGTGAGTCAGCTGCCGAGCGCACACCTTGGTTTGAGAGTCGGGCACTTCATGGTTGGAAAGTCTTGGTTCCGCGTACTAAAGATTCCACTGAAAATTTACAAGAAATGCTTCATACACATGGAGCAGTCCCATTCGAAGTCCCAACTATGTCAGTTGAGCCACCGCGTACACCACAGCAGATGGAGCGGGCAATTCACGGCCTAGTTTCGGGTCGATTTGAATGGGTTATCTTCACAAGTGTCAATGCAGTTCGAGCAATCCGTGAACGTTTTGAGGAAATTGGCCTAGATGCGCGCTCGCTTTCGGGAATTCGAATTGCCGCAATTGGAGTAGACACCATAGAAGCCCTTGTTGCGATGGGCGTGCGACCAGATTTGGTTCCAGACGATGAGCAAACAACTGCTTCGTTGCTGGAAATTTGGCCAGAGTTTGATGTAATTTCTGATCCGATAAACCGAATCTTCTTGCCGCGAGCAGACTTAGCAACTGAAACTTTAGTAGCTGGCCTTACTGCCTTGGGCTGGGAAGTTGAAGATGTAACTGCGTATCGAACCGTTCGAGCAGCGCCGCCACATGTTGATACCCGTGAAGCAATTAAGAGTGGCGGTTTTGACGCCGTAGTTTTCACATCAAGTAGTACCGTGCGAAACCTTGTCGGTATTGCCGGAAAGCCCCATGCTGCCAGCGTTATTGCCTGCATTGGCCCAGCAACTGCTAAGACAGCTCAGGAGCATGGTCTGCGGGTTGATGTGCTACCTGAAGAGCCAACCATGGCTGCACTGGTAAAGGCGCTAGCCGCACACGGCATGGCCCTGCGCGAAGAAGCAGCAAGTAATGGCGCAGTAGGTTGGCGTCCATCACGCAAGCGCTCTGCATCCCGCCGCCGCGCGACCTGA